The region AGGCTGTATATTTCTTCTTTGCAAAGCTCCATTCCAAGAAGCTCTAAAAACTGAAAGCGGATACTTTTTTCCTCACCTTTTAAATGCAGTCCTCTGCCGGGCACCTTCTCAATCGCCAGCGTATTCCTGCGAAGCCGCTGTTCCAGGGAATCAAATTGATTGATTACAGTCTGCTTGCTCACAAGGCATACTTCTGCTAATTCCTGGAAGGTCGTGGTCTCACTGATGAGCAGCAGGGCAATGACCAGATTTTCTCGTTCTCTTCTGTTGTAAAACCTGGTGTCAGCTGTTTTTAAAAGCTCAGATATTTTTCGCTTTTCTTCGGGTGTACAGTTCAGAAAAACGCCTTTCCCAGTCTTTCTTGAGAGAGAAAGTCCTGATTCTTTTAAAAATGTTCCGATGGAGGACAGATCATTTCTACATGTGCGGTCGCTTATAGAAAATTTCATGGCAATATCGCAGATCGTTACATAATCGGTCTGTTTTATCAGGTATTCTACAATCTCCTTTTGTCTTTTTGAAACAGTAATCATAACGCTTCTCCTTTATCTGATTATCTATAAAAATGCTCTGTTTATCAATAAAAAATGTATTCAATTGTTCTGGCAATTTTTTTATTATCATCTCTCAGAGCAGATGCTATTTCTAATCGCTGAAAAGCTTGTGTGTCAGGGTGTATTCTGTATTAGTGTTACCAACCGCGTCACCTACTTTTTTGTATTTGAGGGACGTTCATTGTCCATTAAATACATGAATCGGATATTTACTTTGCAGCTGTCTTCGAGTTCTCTGAGTGACATATATCCGCTTGTCAAAAAGCCGAAAAGTACCGTATCAATACTTAGGAACGCATAATCTGGAAACAGAAAAGAGCATTATTACAGACGTGACAGACCGGACGCGGACTTCCAAAATTGAACATAGTATAAAAAGCCAGCGGAGCCGCCAAAAGCCGCCCCGCTAATCTGGATATTATTTATTTGTTTTTATTAACTCAATCTTCCGGTATAGAGATTTCCCGCTGTATAAAGCATATTCCAATCCATCCCAATATCCCTCCTATCTTTTATTTTCCAACGGTAAGGGCTTGACCCAAATTTCCATACAGGCCATATCTTTTAGGTCACGATAATACTTTTCTGCTGAGAAAGGCTCCGTTGTTAAGTTGTGATGCGGCAGCCATGTACCGAAAAGGTATTTTCCACCCTGATTCAAGGCATCCGTTACCAAATCCTCAAAATTTTCTGCCTCGATTCTGCAAACGATGTAATCTCCTGCCGCGAGTTTCCTCTTTACAAAGTATTCCTGCTGATGATGCGGGATATTTTGAATAAGACCACCCGCAAAATACGTGAAAAGACCCTGTGCCGTATCTTGGGTATGGGACATTCCCATTTCTACGTTTGTATTGATATTTGCTGCGATTGACGCCTTCTCCATATGATAGCGTCTCCAAAGCTGTCCCGGCACGTCTACACCTGTGCTTTCACCAACCGGAATTTGTTCAGAAATACGAACTTCCGTTTCCAAGCCGAGGTAAATTTCCGGTTCCGCCAACGTTTTTCTCTGGATTTCCAAGACGATATTTCCTACCACCAGCGGAACCCCTTCATCTACTAAGACATAATTCATGGAGACTTCCGGCTTGTCGAATGTGTTGAGCATTGGTAAATCTCTCCTGTACTCTTCGGGTGTGATTCCATACGTTTCCTTGAAGGCCCGCGTAAAATTTGCATGGCTTGTAAAGCCATAGTCCAGGGCAACGTCAAGTATTCTCTGTTCGGTATTACCCAGATTTTCAATCACCTTTGCCAGGCGGCGGAGCTTCACATATTCCTGAATCGGTTTATTTACCAGCCGCTTGAACAAACGCTGAAAGTAGAAAGGGGACAGGCCAACTATATTAGCCAGTTCTTCCGTATAAATTTCTTCTGTTAAGTGTTCCTCGATAAAAGTTAAGGATTGTTCGATTGCTTCCCATGCGTACATTGTTGTACCTCCTGTATTTGATGTTCACATTATATCATCTTATTTTTTGCCGGGCTTATCACACAATGCGCTTTTTTTCAGGAAATCGCTAGGGCACTGTGGCATTTTTTTTAATTACTTTAGATAATAATTGACAATGCGGACCATAAGTGATATATTCTATATGACTATATTGAACATTTAGTCACTAGGAGGTGATAAAAGTGCCGCGCTTTACTGAAAAAGAAAAAGCATTTATTAGTGATAAACTACTGGCCGAAGGCGAAAAACTTTTTTCCCTGCATGGATTAAAGAAAGTGACTGTTGATGATTTAGCTGTTGCCGCCAATATTTCCAAAGGCTCCTTTTATGCGTTTTATCCCAGCAAGGAACACCTGTATATCGAAATCAACTTTCAATTACAGCAGAAACTTTTTGAAAATATTGAAACAGTGGTGAAGAAGAAGCATTATCCTACGCAAAAGGCTTTAACCAAAGACGTCATTATGATGAGTCTTACCGGAATCATTACTTCTCCCATCCTGTCGCAGATTGATTTATCCATAATGGATTATCTGCAACGGAAGTTGTCCCCTGATATTTTCAGTAATCATATGTACAATGATATCCGCATATTGGAAATGTTGCAGCAAATGGGAGTACAGTTTACCGTTCCTCATACTGTATTGATTAAATCTCTATATTCTGTGTTGACCTGCCTGGAGCAGTTCAGGGAAGATGAAGAATTAGAACAGATACAAACACTTTTAGTTGATGGTATCGTGGAACAGGTTGTTAAAAAATAGCAGCACTTGTTTGGTTATTTGGCTGACAGGTAGCCAAACATTTTTTTAATCGTCATGTGACTATATTTTATAAATCGTCATATATCCAAAAAGGAGGAAGTAAAAATGATTGAAGTCAACAAATTATGTTTCAGCTACACAAACAAGCCTTTTGTCGAAAATGTGAGTTTTCACGTAGGACGGGGGGAAATCTTCGGTTTTCTGGGGCCATCAGGCGCCGGTAAATCAACCATACAAAAAGTCCTGACCGGTCTTAACACAAGATATAAAGGGAGTGTCAAAGTAGCTGGAACGGAAATCCGCGAAAGGACTAACAGATTTTACGAGCGTATCGGCGTTGATTTTGAGTTTTCCACCTGTTATGAGAAATTCACCGCACGCGAAAATCTGAAATACTTTGGTTCCCTGTATGACCGGCCGCTCCGTTCCACTGAAGAACTTTTAAGAATGGTGGGGCTGGAAAATGACGGTGATAAAAAGGTTTCCGATTTTTCAAAAGGTATGCGTTCCAGGCTGAACTTTATAAAAGCCCTGGTCCACAATCCGGATATTCTTTTTCTTGATGAACCCACCAGCGGCCTTGATCCTACCAACAGCAGGCTCATGAAAGATATTATCCTTGCCGAGAAAAAACGCGGGAAGACGATTATTATTACCACGCACAATATGTTTGACGCAACTGAACTGTGCGATCAGGTTGCTTTTATCGTATCAGGAAAGGTCAGCGCCCTGGATACCCCTCATAATCTTATCATGTCAAGAGGTGCCGCTAAAATCCGGTACGCCTATTTTGAAAATGGAGAAAAGACGGGTGAATGCATGCTTACACAAACTGCGGATGATAAACGGCTAAATGAACTTATCCGAAGCAATAGTCTTCGCTCTGTCCACAGCAGTGAGCCGACATTAAATGATATTTTCGTGGATATAACAGGGAGGACGCTGCAATGAAATTAAGAAGATTAGTCCGCGGCGATATTCACTTCCAATGGAAATATGGCTTTTACTTTATTTATTTTGTTTTGACCGTGATTTATATCTTCGGCATTACAGCTTTACCGGATAACTGGAAACACAATGCAGCCGCCATTATGATTTATTCCGATCCGGCGGCCATGGGGCTGTTCTTCATGGGAGCGATTGTTTTACTTGAAAAAAGTCAAAAGGTACTCCATGCGATTGCCATATCGCCGGCAAAAGTATCCGAGTACATCCTTGCCAAGGTATTTTCACTGATGTTTATATCCTGTGTAGTCGCATTGATACTGGGAATTGCGGCAGGAAATAAGAACCTATCAGGTATCATAATCGGGACAGCATTAACATCATCGATTTTTACTATGCTCGGTATCATGGCTGCCACGAAGATTGCGAACCTGAATCAGTTTTTAATTGTAATTATGCCCATTGAGATTTTATGCTTTGCTCCGCCCATTGCAGGATTATTTACAGACCTGCCGGAAATTTTACGGTTCTTTCCATTTATGGCCTGCATGAATTTAATAACAGGGTACAGCCAGAACCCGTTTTTGGATTTGGTTCTGGTTCTTGCAGCAAATTTTGTATTATATCCGGCAGCACATAAAATGGTATCAAAAATGTGGCGGAGTATTGGAGGTGTGAAGATATGAAAAAGGTATTTAACAGCATAGGGCAGGTATTCCAACAGATAAAAAAGGATCCCATGATGCTTGCAGCTTGTTTCACCCCGTTTCTGGTTGGCGCCCTTATTAAATTTGGAATCCCATTGATAGAAAAAGCGGCAAAATTTTCTTTACAGCCCTATTATCCGATGTTTGACTTATTTCTTTCTATCATGGCGCCAGTGCTTCTTTGTTTTGCTTTTGCCATGATTACCTTAGAAGAAATTGATGATAAAGTTTCCAGGTATTTTTCAATAACTCCGCTTGGAAAATCAGGATATATTTTTTCAAGGCTTGGAATACCTGCAATTCTGTCAACGGTTGTTACATTTATTGTGATGTTAATCTTTTCATTGGAAAAACGGTCCGTCATCATGGTTTTAGGCTTGTCCGTTTTAGGGGCGGTCCAGGCTATTATGGTAGCCCTGATGATCATTACCCTTTCAGCTAATAAACTGGAGGGAATGGCAGTTACAAAACTGGCTGCACTTACATTACTAGGAATACCAGCCCCATTCTTGATTGATAGTTACTGCCAGTTTGCGGTTGGCTTCCTTCCATCATTTTGGGCAGCTAAAGCCGTACAGAATGAGGCGGTTCTTTATTTTCCCATGGCTTTGGCGGCAGCTTTAATCTGGTATTATTTCCTTACAAAACGTCTGTTTCAGAAGCTGGCAGGATAATGAACTTCTCCATTCTGCATAGGACGGGGCAGATGATTTAAGACAACTGAAAGGGGGTGAAGTAGGTTATGGAGCAATACTGGTGGATTATCATTGCCGCGGTTTTGATTGTCGTTGGCTTACTAAAAATGGTTATTATGAAAAAATACAATGATAAAAAGAATCCCAAAAAGCGTCCACATAATGATGGAGATTAGTGAGGATTAACAAAAAAGAAAATGCTATTTGTGCAGCAACATAAAACGGCTGTTTTGAGAAATCAAAGACGCTGCTTTCCGTTTTGTGTCACAGCAGCGGGTGCTGTTTCCTGCGTCCTGTCACTCGATAGGACGCTGTTTTTGATGGAAAAGGTACAATCGTGACAGTCTGGATTGACGTGGCATTTACAGCAAATAATCTGTACTTGACATAACCGTTGCAAATTTACCATTCAGTGAAGCCATGTATACATCATTGATAAGACTTGCAGGCAGCTTTCGGCCGTTCCATTCTAGGTCTTTTGTTGCACAAGCGTCAGATATGAGAGTAACCAAATGACCAAGGTCTTTTGCTGCTCTCACAGTCGTATCTACACACATATGTGTCATCATACCACACATTACCAAATTTTTTATTGACAATGAGGTTAATTTTTCTTGCAATGTTGTTTCATGAAAGCTATTAGGCGTATGCTTTACAATAATATATTCTGAACTTAAAGGTTCTATCTCCTTGTGAAGTTGAACGCCTTTCGTATTTGGAAGAAAAAAAGCTGCGCCCTCTGATGATATGTGTTGTACATAAAAAATGGGGAGTTTCCTTTCTCTAAAATGTTCCAGCAATCTTTTTGTGACCTTTAGTGCCTGTTCTGATTGAAAAAGCTCACATTTCCCTTGTGGAAAATAGTCATTTTGAATGTCAATTATTACTAATGCAGTATTCATTTTATCAAATCCCTTCTACATTTCTGTTTGATAAAATAATACACGAAAGCCGCCAGCAAGTAAATTACTTACTTTTTTGTGTATAGCGTCAATAACAAATTCCTTTTTCATCAAGAATTTCTGACATTCCGTGTTTTACCATATATTCTATACCAATGCCTTGCATTATCTCAATCGCTGATAGCATTTTTAGGCCCATAGCGGTTAGAAAATATGTTACTTTGAGAGGATAACCAGCGTAGGATTTTTTCTCGACCAAGCCAAACTGTTTTAATTCATTCAGTTGCTCCAAAAGCATTTTTTGACTTATTCCCTCAATGCTATGTAACAAACCAGAAAATGAGCAAGAGCCTTTCCTCAAATTAAAAATTATAATAAGTTTCCATTTGCCCTTTACCATATCGTGAACCAATTCTAACGGACAAGTAAATTCGCTGCGAATTTTCAAGATAATCACCACCTTTGTATGGTAAGCAAGCCCGAGGCCGGAGCCTCCTGTTTCGCTTAATACCGCATTACTTAAACGGCAGAATTTATCAAAATCAATGAAAATAAAAAGGCGGCTTGAAAATCAATTTCAAAACCACCAGTTGAATTTAAATGGCTAAAACTCATATCTAGCACCATGCGAGAGTAACAGGCCATCTGTTAATTCTACACATAGAATAACGGTATTTTCATCATCGAAATTATTATGTCCATTATCAATCCACTCCGCAAAGACATTTTTCAGCTTTTCAGCAATTATACAATTCTCTTTTTTTCCGAAATACCCCAGGCTGACGCCTTTCCCATGCGCTGTAAACCACTCGCCGGCGATTGCAACAACAGGGTTATCCTTTATATGTTTCATTTTATTTGAGAGTGCGTATGTAATGATATAAAATGCACCATTTTCGTAATAGGCATTTACATATCGCACATAAGGCGTTTCATTTTCCGTTGTTGCCAATGCTATTATTGTGTCTTTTCCGAAACGCTCAATCATTATCTGTTCTGCTTCCCGACTAATTTTTTTCATTCTATCCTTCCCTTTTTAACTTCTATAATTTTCCGCTTTTCAATTCCGGATTTAAATTTTCTCTACAATTTCTGAAAAGGGAACATATGGCTTACAGCAGCTTTAACAGCTCAACATGAATACATCCGTTTGTTCCCGCTACGCTGCTGCCCTTTTTCGGATCAAGCGGTTTCCCCATAAAATCAGTTACCTGACCGCCAGCCTCCTGAATTAAAAGCATACCGGCAGCATAATCCCAGGGATTAAGGTATATCTCGAAATAGCCTCCCTGTCTGCCGCAGGCGGTATATGCCAGTTCCAGAGCGGCAGATCCAATCCTGCGGACATCCTGGCACTGACCAAACACCCTGCGGAACCGGGCAAAGTTTTCATCGGCCAGCTCTCTTTTTGCTGTTCCCAGCCCAATCATTGTATCGGATAGTTTTTCTGCGTTTGATACATGTATGGGGTGTCCATTTAGAAAACTGCCCTTTCCCTTAATCGCTGAAAACACTTCTTCACGGAAGGGATCGTATACAATTCCCATAACAATTTCCCCCTGGCGGCAGAGGGCTAAAGATACAACGCTGTGCTGATAGTCGTGCATAAGGTTTGTAGTCCCGTCAACCGGGTCTAAAATCCAAAAGCTATCCCCTTTTATTTCCTGTAATCCGGTTTCCTCTCCAAGAAATTGAATATTCGGTGCAAGGGCAAACAGTTCCTTCTTTAAGAAATTTTGCACGGCAATATCTACCTGCGTTACATAGTCTGCAAGACCCTTCTCCTTCACATGAGCGGCCATTTCACGGTTCTTTATTAACCCCTGCGTCTTTGTTACTAAGCTGATAATTTTCTGAATATCCATATACGTTTCCTCCATCGGTTTCAATCATCTGGTTACA is a window of Enterocloster clostridioformis DNA encoding:
- a CDS encoding helix-turn-helix domain-containing protein, translated to MYAWEAIEQSLTFIEEHLTEEIYTEELANIVGLSPFYFQRLFKRLVNKPIQEYVKLRRLAKVIENLGNTEQRILDVALDYGFTSHANFTRAFKETYGITPEEYRRDLPMLNTFDKPEVSMNYVLVDEGVPLVVGNIVLEIQRKTLAEPEIYLGLETEVRISEQIPVGESTGVDVPGQLWRRYHMEKASIAANINTNVEMGMSHTQDTAQGLFTYFAGGLIQNIPHHQQEYFVKRKLAAGDYIVCRIEAENFEDLVTDALNQGGKYLFGTWLPHHNLTTEPFSAEKYYRDLKDMACMEIWVKPLPLENKR
- a CDS encoding cysteine hydrolase family protein, with protein sequence MNTALVIIDIQNDYFPQGKCELFQSEQALKVTKRLLEHFRERKLPIFYVQHISSEGAAFFLPNTKGVQLHKEIEPLSSEYIIVKHTPNSFHETTLQEKLTSLSIKNLVMCGMMTHMCVDTTVRAAKDLGHLVTLISDACATKDLEWNGRKLPASLINDVYMASLNGKFATVMSSTDYLL
- a CDS encoding ABC transporter ATP-binding protein → MIEVNKLCFSYTNKPFVENVSFHVGRGEIFGFLGPSGAGKSTIQKVLTGLNTRYKGSVKVAGTEIRERTNRFYERIGVDFEFSTCYEKFTARENLKYFGSLYDRPLRSTEELLRMVGLENDGDKKVSDFSKGMRSRLNFIKALVHNPDILFLDEPTSGLDPTNSRLMKDIILAEKKRGKTIIITTHNMFDATELCDQVAFIVSGKVSALDTPHNLIMSRGAAKIRYAYFENGEKTGECMLTQTADDKRLNELIRSNSLRSVHSSEPTLNDIFVDITGRTLQ
- a CDS encoding TetR/AcrR family transcriptional regulator, translating into MPRFTEKEKAFISDKLLAEGEKLFSLHGLKKVTVDDLAVAANISKGSFYAFYPSKEHLYIEINFQLQQKLFENIETVVKKKHYPTQKALTKDVIMMSLTGIITSPILSQIDLSIMDYLQRKLSPDIFSNHMYNDIRILEMLQQMGVQFTVPHTVLIKSLYSVLTCLEQFREDEELEQIQTLLVDGIVEQVVKK
- a CDS encoding winged helix-turn-helix transcriptional regulator: MKIRSEFTCPLELVHDMVKGKWKLIIIFNLRKGSCSFSGLLHSIEGISQKMLLEQLNELKQFGLVEKKSYAGYPLKVTYFLTAMGLKMLSAIEIMQGIGIEYMVKHGMSEILDEKGICY
- a CDS encoding inositol monophosphatase family protein, with the protein product MDIQKIISLVTKTQGLIKNREMAAHVKEKGLADYVTQVDIAVQNFLKKELFALAPNIQFLGEETGLQEIKGDSFWILDPVDGTTNLMHDYQHSVVSLALCRQGEIVMGIVYDPFREEVFSAIKGKGSFLNGHPIHVSNAEKLSDTMIGLGTAKRELADENFARFRRVFGQCQDVRRIGSAALELAYTACGRQGGYFEIYLNPWDYAAGMLLIQEAGGQVTDFMGKPLDPKKGSSVAGTNGCIHVELLKLL
- a CDS encoding pyridoxamine 5'-phosphate oxidase family protein, coding for MKKISREAEQIMIERFGKDTIIALATTENETPYVRYVNAYYENGAFYIITYALSNKMKHIKDNPVVAIAGEWFTAHGKGVSLGYFGKKENCIIAEKLKNVFAEWIDNGHNNFDDENTVILCVELTDGLLLSHGARYEF